One Anaerobacillus alkaliphilus DNA window includes the following coding sequences:
- a CDS encoding competence/damage-inducible protein A, with translation MNAEIIAIGSELLLGQITNTNAQFISKQLANIGVNVYYHTVVGDNSVRLVDAVEHAKKRSDLIIFTGGLGPTKDDLTKETLAKLVGRSLVIDKEAERSIESYFQRRNRVMTENNRKQALVIEGSHILPNDQGMAPGMAFLDSGIHYLLLPGPPKEMQPMFTTYGLPYLFSNLEESTQIISRVLNFYGIGESQLETELLDLIEAQTNPTIAPLAKDGEVTIRLTVKHQSKAVGLQLLDELENLILARVGAYFYGYDDTSLTKELITMLNDQSLSVAAAESITGGLFSSEITAHPGVSSIFKGGVTCYSNDVKQSLLEVPNEVIEQFGAVSEQCAKYLAENVRSLLKADFGISFTGVAGPTKIEDKEVGTVFIAVAKLGEETISYPINLAGTREQIQSRSVKYGLYCLLKQLQKGGKKNVL, from the coding sequence GTGAATGCAGAGATTATTGCTATAGGATCAGAGCTTTTACTTGGGCAAATTACAAATACAAATGCTCAATTTATTTCAAAGCAACTGGCCAATATCGGCGTGAATGTTTATTACCATACGGTTGTTGGCGATAACAGCGTCCGTCTAGTAGATGCAGTGGAGCATGCGAAAAAAAGATCGGATTTAATTATTTTTACTGGTGGACTTGGTCCTACGAAAGACGATCTTACAAAAGAAACTCTCGCCAAGTTAGTCGGGCGTTCTCTTGTGATTGATAAAGAGGCAGAAAGAAGTATCGAGTCATATTTTCAACGGAGAAACCGTGTGATGACTGAGAACAACCGTAAACAAGCGTTGGTCATAGAAGGATCTCATATTCTGCCTAATGACCAAGGAATGGCTCCAGGTATGGCTTTTCTTGATAGTGGTATCCATTATTTGCTTTTACCTGGACCTCCAAAAGAAATGCAACCGATGTTTACGACATATGGACTTCCGTATCTTTTTTCCAATCTTGAAGAATCAACACAAATCATCTCAAGAGTTTTAAATTTTTATGGAATAGGTGAGTCGCAGCTTGAAACAGAACTTCTAGATTTAATAGAAGCCCAAACCAATCCAACCATTGCACCTTTAGCAAAGGATGGGGAAGTGACCATACGTCTAACGGTTAAACATCAGAGTAAAGCAGTAGGGTTACAATTACTAGATGAATTAGAAAACTTAATTTTAGCAAGAGTAGGGGCTTATTTCTACGGCTATGATGATACTTCATTAACGAAAGAACTAATCACTATGCTTAATGACCAAAGTTTAAGTGTTGCTGCAGCTGAGAGTATTACTGGTGGGTTATTTTCGAGTGAAATTACAGCTCATCCTGGTGTTTCGAGTATTTTTAAAGGTGGAGTAACCTGCTACAGTAATGATGTAAAACAGTCTCTCCTCGAAGTGCCAAATGAAGTGATTGAACAGTTCGGCGCAGTAAGTGAACAATGTGCCAAGTATCTCGCTGAAAACGTAAGGTCTCTTTTAAAAGCCGATTTTGGAATAAGTTTTACTGGGGTAGCTGGTCCAACCAAAATAGAAGACAAAGAGGTTGGGACTGTTTTTATCGCAGTTGCAAAACTTGGCGAAGAGACAATTAGTTATCCAATCAACCTTGCTGGTACAAGGGAACAAATACAAAGCCGCTCAGTAAAGTATGGCTTGTATTGTCTGTTGAAACAATTACAAAAAGGTGGCAAAAAAAATGTACTTTGA
- a CDS encoding stage V sporulation protein S, whose product MEVLKVSAKSNPNSVAGALAGVIRERGAAEIQAIGAGALNQSVKAIAIARGFVAPSGIDLICIPAFTDIKIDGEERTAIKLIIEPR is encoded by the coding sequence ATGGAAGTATTAAAAGTTTCAGCAAAATCTAACCCAAATTCAGTAGCTGGTGCCCTTGCTGGTGTAATTCGTGAACGAGGTGCTGCAGAAATTCAAGCCATTGGTGCTGGTGCATTAAACCAATCGGTTAAAGCAATTGCAATTGCTAGAGGTTTTGTAGCTCCAAGTGGGATTGATTTAATTTGTATTCCGGCTTTTACGGACATAAAAATTGATGGGGAAGAAAGAACAGCTATAAAATTAATTATTGAACCTAGATAG
- a CDS encoding DEAD/DEAH box helicase, with translation MYFDDFQISNEIKKAIKEMGFEAPSPIQEKVIPVILEGGDVIGQAQTGTGKTAAFGIPLLDKVSNAPYVQSIILTPTRELAIQVAGELQKLSKFKRTRTLPIYGGQSIGHQIRALKQGVHVIIGTPGRVLDHLRRKTLKLDKVHTVVLDEADEMLDMGFVEDIESILKEVSSERQTLLFSATMPQEIMKLSRKYMKQPKVVSINKGEVTAPSIDQVYFKVLEKNKLDSLCRIIDSEEIDLGILFCRTKKGVAELTEALQARGYMADGLHGDLTQMQRDSVMKKFRDSTIEFLIATDVAARGIDVDNVTHVINYDIPQDPESYVHRIGRTGRAGRKGLALTLVTPREMKHLRSIESEIKMSIPSQEIPTIEDVVEKQQESWKQQIVSIIEEGEELTLFDSVVNELLSDYPPEKITAALMKIAFHREFTVEDDSYNFGDTGAAKGMVRFFINVGRNVQLTPKIVIDEVSELVGIPAKSIGRIDIFENFTFIEVPEDSAPFLYEALRYSRLNGARVNLEPAKPRPKREKKV, from the coding sequence ATGTACTTTGATGATTTTCAAATTTCAAATGAAATAAAAAAAGCAATAAAAGAGATGGGCTTTGAAGCTCCGTCACCAATACAAGAAAAAGTGATCCCTGTTATTCTTGAAGGTGGAGATGTTATAGGGCAAGCGCAAACAGGAACTGGAAAAACAGCCGCATTTGGAATTCCTCTTCTCGATAAAGTATCTAATGCACCATATGTCCAATCAATTATTTTAACTCCTACACGTGAGTTAGCGATTCAAGTCGCGGGCGAATTGCAAAAACTATCAAAATTTAAGCGTACACGTACGCTACCAATTTACGGTGGCCAGTCAATAGGTCATCAAATTCGTGCCTTGAAGCAAGGTGTTCATGTCATTATCGGAACACCTGGACGTGTTTTGGATCATCTGAGAAGAAAAACATTGAAATTAGACAAGGTTCATACGGTTGTTTTAGATGAAGCTGATGAAATGTTAGACATGGGATTTGTTGAGGACATTGAATCCATTTTAAAAGAGGTAAGCTCAGAGCGACAAACGCTTCTTTTCTCAGCAACGATGCCACAGGAAATTATGAAGCTATCTCGTAAATATATGAAGCAGCCAAAAGTTGTTTCAATAAATAAAGGTGAAGTAACAGCTCCTTCCATCGACCAGGTATACTTTAAAGTATTAGAAAAAAATAAGTTAGATTCGTTATGCCGTATTATTGATAGTGAAGAAATTGATTTAGGAATTTTATTTTGCCGTACCAAAAAAGGTGTTGCAGAACTGACTGAAGCCCTTCAAGCAAGAGGGTATATGGCTGATGGTCTTCATGGAGATTTAACGCAAATGCAACGTGACAGTGTTATGAAGAAATTCCGCGACTCTACAATCGAATTTTTAATTGCAACAGATGTAGCAGCTAGAGGGATTGACGTTGACAACGTTACACATGTAATTAATTATGATATTCCACAAGACCCGGAGAGTTATGTTCATAGAATTGGACGTACAGGTCGCGCTGGAAGAAAAGGATTAGCATTAACCCTTGTAACGCCAAGAGAAATGAAGCATTTACGTTCCATTGAGTCCGAGATAAAAATGTCCATTCCGTCTCAAGAAATTCCGACAATAGAGGATGTTGTTGAAAAGCAGCAAGAGTCTTGGAAGCAACAAATTGTTTCAATAATAGAAGAAGGTGAAGAACTGACACTTTTTGATTCGGTAGTAAACGAATTGCTTAGTGACTATCCACCAGAAAAAATAACTGCTGCCTTAATGAAAATTGCCTTCCACCGTGAATTTACTGTTGAAGACGACAGCTATAACTTTGGTGATACGGGTGCCGCTAAAGGAATGGTTCGTTTCTTTATCAATGTTGGTAGGAATGTCCAACTAACACCTAAAATTGTCATTGATGAGGTTTCAGAACTAGTGGGAATTCCAGCTAAGTCAATTGGTCGAATTGATATCTTTGAAAACTTTACATTTATCGAAGTTCCAGAAGACAGTGCACCTTTCCTTTATGAAGCATTACGCTATTCAAGATTAAATGGGGCTCGTGTCAATTTAGAACCAGCAAAACCAAGACCGAAACGAGAAAAGAAGGTTTAA
- a CDS encoding DUF3388 domain-containing protein, translating into MSVKEWYLEYQIHKNRPGLLGDIASLLGMLSINIVTINGVDHMRRGMLIRSEDDEQIQRLTMILSTMDNISVTKIREPKLRDRLAVRHGHFIERDSDEKKVFRFVRDELGILVDFMAELFKKDGHKLIGIRGMPRVGKTESIVAASVCANKRWSFISSTLLRQTVRSQLADDELTDNNIYIIDGIVTTMRATEKHRMLVNDIMRLSSTKVIEHPDIFVRETEYTLDDFDYIIELRNNHDEIITYEVIDPGFSSFDIS; encoded by the coding sequence ATGTCTGTGAAAGAATGGTATTTAGAATACCAAATTCATAAAAATCGTCCTGGATTGTTAGGTGACATTGCGTCACTTCTTGGTATGCTTTCAATAAATATTGTTACAATTAATGGTGTTGATCATATGAGGCGTGGGATGTTAATTCGTAGTGAAGATGATGAACAAATCCAACGACTAACAATGATTTTAAGCACCATGGATAATATTTCAGTTACAAAAATTAGAGAGCCGAAGCTTCGGGACCGATTAGCGGTAAGGCATGGTCATTTTATTGAACGAGATAGTGATGAGAAAAAGGTTTTCCGTTTTGTCCGAGATGAACTAGGTATTCTTGTTGATTTCATGGCAGAACTGTTTAAGAAAGACGGTCATAAACTAATTGGAATTAGAGGAATGCCAAGGGTTGGGAAAACAGAGTCGATTGTAGCTGCTAGTGTATGTGCGAATAAGCGATGGTCATTTATTTCCTCAACATTACTAAGGCAAACAGTTCGTAGCCAGTTAGCAGATGATGAATTAACCGATAATAATATTTATATAATTGACGGCATTGTTACAACAATGCGTGCTACCGAAAAACATCGGATGCTCGTAAATGATATCATGAGATTAAGTTCCACAAAGGTAATTGAACACCCTGATATTTTTGTTAGAGAAACGGAGTATACGTTAGATGATTTTGATTACATAATAGAGTTAAGAAATAATCATGATGAAATAATCACTTATGAAGTTATAGACCCAGGTTTTTCTTCATTTGATATTAGTTAA
- a CDS encoding helix-turn-helix domain-containing protein: protein MSELGLRLKTAREERKLSLDELQNITKIQKRYLQAIEEGKLEMLPGQFYVRAFVRSYAEAVGMDPEMILEEHANELPASNKKVADIPPRVQSRRATGTKKSRRFLALLPSVVAVVFIISIFVGVWYFLQDNSAVDEGIPKDQLASPVEGGRDNTALVPETEVVEETEEEEVEEVIEEEVPEQELVVLETRGNETIYEIFNASEFAFKIELQGKSYIGIDNRKGKTFHASNVDGGKTLTFDFTEEETIQFNFGASNNVQLFINDEPFEFPQDIVHQKVTFHFQKGVEQ from the coding sequence TTGTCAGAATTAGGACTTCGACTTAAAACAGCAAGGGAAGAAAGGAAACTTTCTTTAGATGAGCTTCAAAACATAACAAAAATTCAAAAACGCTACTTACAGGCGATTGAAGAAGGAAAATTGGAGATGCTTCCAGGGCAGTTTTATGTACGGGCCTTTGTGAGAAGTTATGCAGAAGCAGTAGGTATGGATCCAGAAATGATACTTGAAGAGCATGCAAATGAACTCCCTGCCTCAAATAAAAAGGTTGCAGACATTCCTCCAAGAGTACAGAGTAGGAGGGCGACTGGTACAAAAAAATCTCGAAGGTTTTTAGCATTGCTTCCTTCAGTTGTAGCAGTTGTTTTTATAATCTCAATATTTGTAGGAGTTTGGTATTTTCTTCAAGATAATTCTGCAGTAGACGAGGGAATTCCCAAGGATCAACTAGCATCTCCGGTTGAAGGAGGGCGGGACAATACGGCTCTTGTTCCTGAAACCGAAGTAGTTGAAGAGACTGAAGAAGAAGAAGTGGAAGAGGTTATTGAAGAAGAAGTACCGGAACAAGAATTAGTGGTTTTAGAAACGAGAGGTAATGAAACAATTTATGAAATCTTTAACGCTAGTGAATTCGCTTTTAAAATTGAATTGCAAGGAAAAAGTTACATTGGGATTGATAATCGTAAAGGCAAAACATTTCATGCTTCCAACGTAGATGGTGGAAAAACATTAACTTTCGATTTTACAGAAGAGGAAACAATTCAATTTAACTTCGGAGCCTCAAATAACGTTCAACTTTTTATTAATGATGAACCATTTGAGTTCCCTCAAGATATTGTCCATCAAAAAGTTACATTCCATTTTCAAAAAGGTGTCGAGCAATAA
- a CDS encoding DUF3243 domain-containing protein has translation MSVLDNWEQWKGFLGDRLQQAEQEGMNQQVVNDVAYQVGEYLAQQVDPKNEQERVLRDLWNVASEEEQHAIANMMVKLVKNNNQGM, from the coding sequence ATGTCTGTATTAGATAATTGGGAACAATGGAAAGGTTTTTTAGGCGACCGTTTACAGCAAGCTGAACAAGAAGGTATGAACCAACAAGTAGTTAACGACGTAGCTTACCAGGTTGGGGAGTACTTAGCACAACAGGTTGATCCTAAAAACGAACAAGAGCGTGTGTTAAGAGACCTATGGAATGTTGCTTCTGAAGAGGAACAACATGCAATTGCAAATATGATGGTTAAGTTGGTTAAAAATAACAATCAAGGTATGTAA
- the ymfI gene encoding elongation factor P 5-aminopentanone reductase — translation MKYALITGASGGIGREIATALAKEGYGLYLHYHKNEDSIDQLREEFGHSTTWKIQADLSHKSGVADIVNQVLHPIDVLILNSGASFFGLLTDMTDSKVDEMIQLHLTSPLLLTKAFLPTMIQKKTGKIAVISSIWGVTGASCEVLYSTVKGGLNTFVKALAKEVAPSGINVNGVAPGAITTSMMSQFDKDEIASLCEDIPMGRLGKPEEVADLVTFLISEKASYINGQIININGAWYC, via the coding sequence GTGAAATATGCATTAATTACAGGAGCAAGTGGGGGAATTGGTCGCGAAATAGCAACAGCATTAGCAAAAGAAGGATATGGGTTATACTTACATTACCATAAAAATGAAGATAGTATTGATCAACTAAGGGAAGAATTTGGACATTCAACTACTTGGAAAATTCAAGCAGATCTTTCGCACAAATCGGGTGTAGCAGACATTGTCAATCAAGTTCTTCACCCGATAGATGTCCTAATATTAAATAGTGGTGCGAGCTTCTTTGGATTACTAACGGATATGACTGATTCAAAAGTTGATGAAATGATTCAACTCCATCTGACGAGCCCATTATTATTAACGAAGGCATTTCTTCCTACAATGATCCAAAAGAAGACAGGGAAAATTGCGGTTATATCATCGATTTGGGGAGTAACAGGTGCTTCTTGTGAAGTGTTGTATTCCACGGTCAAAGGTGGTCTAAATACATTTGTTAAAGCTTTGGCTAAGGAAGTTGCTCCTAGTGGCATAAATGTTAATGGCGTAGCTCCAGGAGCAATCACAACATCAATGATGTCTCAATTTGACAAGGATGAAATAGCGTCTCTTTGCGAGGACATTCCAATGGGCCGATTAGGTAAACCAGAAGAAGTTGCGGACCTTGTTACGTTCTTGATTTCCGAAAAAGCATCTTATATTAATGGACAAATCATTAATATAAACGGTGCTTGGTATTGTTAA
- the rny gene encoding ribonuclease Y, protein MEINIYVFIFILLVLSAISAVVGYLVRKSIAEAKISSAEHAANQIIEESKREADRLKKEAVLEGKDEIHKLRQDAERDVRERRNEIQKQENRLVQKEEVLDRKSETLDKKEESLEKREESLTKKQRHIEEMNSKVEELLQKQQAELERISGFTREEAREIIMKDVKDELTHETALMVKELVTRAKEEADKKAKEIVSLAIQRCSADHVAETTVSVVTLPNDEMKGRIIGREGRNIRALETLTGIDLIIDDTPEAVILSGFDPIRREIARTALEKLVQDGRIHPARIEEMVDKSRREVDEMIRDYGEQTTFEIGIHGLHPDLIKILGRLKFRTSYGQNVLKHSIEVAQLAGIMAAELGEDIQLAKRAGLLHDIGKAIDHEVEGSHVEIGVELATKYKEHPVVINSIASHHGDTEATSIIASLVAAADALSAARPGARRETLETYIRRLEKLEEISESFDGVEKTYAIQAGREVRIMVKPEMIDDSEAYRLARDITKKIEEELDYPGHIKVTVIRETRAVEYAK, encoded by the coding sequence ATGGAAATTAACATCTACGTGTTCATCTTCATTTTGCTAGTCTTGTCAGCAATTAGTGCAGTTGTTGGATATCTTGTTCGAAAATCCATTGCAGAAGCGAAGATTTCTAGTGCAGAACATGCAGCGAATCAAATTATTGAAGAAAGTAAGCGTGAAGCAGATCGACTAAAGAAGGAAGCTGTCCTTGAGGGGAAAGATGAAATTCATAAATTACGTCAGGATGCAGAGCGTGATGTTCGTGAACGAAGAAATGAGATTCAAAAACAAGAGAATCGTTTGGTTCAAAAAGAAGAGGTCCTTGATCGCAAAAGTGAAACCTTAGATAAAAAAGAGGAATCATTAGAAAAACGAGAGGAATCTCTCACCAAAAAACAACGACATATTGAAGAGATGAATAGCAAAGTGGAGGAACTCTTACAAAAGCAGCAAGCTGAGCTTGAACGTATTTCTGGGTTTACTAGAGAAGAAGCTAGAGAAATCATTATGAAAGACGTGAAAGACGAGTTAACTCACGAAACAGCATTAATGGTTAAAGAATTAGTTACTAGGGCGAAAGAAGAAGCTGATAAGAAAGCAAAAGAAATCGTGTCACTTGCGATTCAACGCTGTTCAGCAGACCACGTAGCCGAGACTACAGTCTCTGTTGTAACTCTTCCAAACGATGAAATGAAAGGAAGAATTATTGGACGAGAAGGTCGTAACATTCGTGCCTTAGAAACGTTAACTGGTATTGATCTTATTATTGATGATACACCTGAAGCAGTTATTTTATCTGGATTTGACCCAATTAGAAGAGAAATAGCTCGTACTGCTCTTGAGAAGTTAGTTCAGGATGGAAGAATTCATCCTGCTCGTATTGAGGAAATGGTTGATAAATCTAGACGCGAAGTTGATGAAATGATTAGAGATTACGGTGAGCAAACGACTTTCGAAATCGGAATTCATGGGTTGCATCCGGATCTTATTAAGATATTAGGTCGACTTAAGTTTAGAACAAGCTATGGACAAAATGTCCTTAAGCACTCAATTGAGGTTGCTCAATTAGCAGGTATTATGGCTGCTGAATTAGGAGAAGATATTCAACTGGCAAAAAGAGCAGGGCTTCTTCACGACATTGGAAAAGCGATTGACCATGAAGTTGAAGGAAGTCACGTTGAAATCGGTGTTGAACTGGCAACTAAGTATAAGGAACATCCAGTTGTCATTAATAGTATTGCTTCTCACCATGGTGATACAGAAGCAACATCTATTATTGCATCCCTTGTTGCAGCTGCAGATGCGTTATCAGCGGCTCGCCCAGGAGCTAGACGTGAGACTCTTGAGACGTATATTCGTCGTCTAGAAAAGCTAGAAGAAATATCTGAGTCATTTGACGGTGTTGAGAAAACGTATGCGATCCAAGCGGGTCGTGAAGTTCGTATCATGGTAAAACCTGAAATGATCGATGATAGTGAAGCTTATCGCTTAGCAAGAGACATCACGAAGAAAATTGAAGAAGAGCTTGACTACCCTGGTCACATTAAGGTAACAGTTATTCGTGAAACTAGAGCAGTTGAGTATGCAAAATAA
- the recA gene encoding recombinase RecA, whose product MGDRKAALEMALRQIEKQFGKGSIMKLGEQAEQRVSTISSGSLAVDIALGVGGYPKGRIIEIYGPESSGKTTVALHAIAEVQRKGGQAAFIDAEHALDPIYAKNLGVNIDELLLSQPDTGEQALEIAEALVRSGAVDILVIDSVAALVPKAEIEGEMGDSHIGLQARLMSQALRKLSGAINKSKTIAIFINQIREKVGVMFGNPETTPGGRALKFYSSVRLEVRRAEVLKQGNDMVGNKTKIKVVKNKVAPPFKQAEVDIMYGEGISREGSLIDIGSDLDIVLKSGAWYSYNEERLGQGRENAKQFLKENPDITDAIELKIREHYGLNGEIKVDLPTEDEFADLPLDLK is encoded by the coding sequence ATGGGAGATCGTAAAGCAGCATTAGAGATGGCGTTACGCCAGATTGAAAAACAGTTTGGAAAAGGTTCGATCATGAAACTTGGGGAACAAGCTGAACAAAGAGTTTCTACAATATCAAGTGGTTCATTAGCTGTAGATATTGCTTTAGGCGTAGGGGGATATCCAAAAGGAAGAATTATTGAAATTTACGGACCAGAATCTTCTGGTAAAACAACAGTTGCGCTTCATGCGATTGCTGAAGTACAACGTAAAGGTGGACAAGCAGCATTTATTGATGCTGAGCACGCACTTGATCCAATTTATGCTAAAAACTTAGGGGTAAATATTGACGAGTTACTTCTTTCGCAACCAGATACTGGTGAACAAGCGTTAGAAATTGCTGAAGCATTAGTACGTAGTGGTGCAGTTGATATTCTTGTAATTGACTCTGTAGCTGCTCTTGTTCCAAAAGCTGAGATTGAAGGAGAAATGGGAGATAGCCACATTGGTCTTCAAGCTCGTTTAATGTCACAGGCATTAAGAAAGCTTTCAGGGGCTATCAATAAATCCAAAACCATCGCAATCTTTATTAACCAAATTCGTGAAAAAGTTGGAGTTATGTTCGGGAATCCTGAAACAACACCAGGTGGTCGCGCACTTAAATTCTATTCTTCTGTTCGTTTAGAGGTACGTCGTGCAGAAGTGTTAAAGCAAGGTAACGATATGGTTGGTAACAAGACAAAAATTAAGGTTGTAAAGAACAAGGTTGCTCCACCATTTAAGCAAGCAGAAGTAGATATCATGTATGGAGAAGGTATTTCCCGTGAAGGTTCGCTCATAGATATTGGTTCTGACTTAGATATTGTTCTTAAAAGTGGTGCGTGGTACTCGTATAATGAGGAGCGCTTAGGTCAAGGTCGTGAAAATGCAAAGCAATTTTTGAAGGAAAACCCTGACATTACTGATGCAATTGAACTTAAAATCCGTGAACACTATGGACTTAATGGGGAGATTAAAGTTGATCTTCCAACAGAGGATGAATTTGCTGACTTACCGTTAGATTTAAAATAA
- a CDS encoding YajQ family cyclic di-GMP-binding protein: MAKEHSFDIVSEVNMQEVDNAIVQAVKEIGTRYDFKGSKSSIERTGDEQITIISDDDYKLESVIDILQMKFIKRGLSQKVMEFGKIEKASGGTVRQVISLVAGISSERAKKITVAIRDSKLKVKVQIQGDQVRVTAKSIDDLQAVIQLIKELDLDFPVQFVNMR, from the coding sequence ATGGCAAAAGAGCATTCTTTTGACATTGTTTCAGAAGTAAATATGCAAGAAGTCGATAATGCAATTGTTCAGGCTGTTAAGGAAATTGGTACTAGGTACGACTTTAAGGGCTCTAAAAGTTCGATTGAACGTACAGGTGATGAACAAATTACAATTATTTCTGACGATGATTATAAATTGGAAAGTGTCATTGATATTCTTCAAATGAAATTTATTAAAAGAGGCTTATCGCAAAAGGTGATGGAATTCGGCAAAATTGAAAAGGCATCTGGTGGTACGGTTAGACAAGTTATCTCCTTGGTGGCTGGAATTAGCTCTGAACGTGCAAAAAAAATAACTGTTGCCATTCGAGACTCAAAGCTAAAAGTAAAAGTACAAATTCAAGGTGATCAAGTGAGAGTAACTGCAAAAAGTATCGACGATCTACAAGCGGTGATACAATTAATAAAGGAATTAGATTTAGATTTTCCGGTACAATTTGTTAACATGAGATAA
- the pgsA gene encoding CDP-diacylglycerol--glycerol-3-phosphate 3-phosphatidyltransferase, whose amino-acid sequence MNIPNKITMSRIILIPLFMIFLLAPIDLGILTIAGHHLPVSHLVGALLFILAASTDWLDGYYARKYNLVTNFGKFIDPLADKLLMTAALISLVELMLLPAWIAILIISREFAVTGIRLVAAADGQVIAASNLGKWKTVFQIIAVSALMLHNMPFEIVGIPFATITVWIATILTIVSGWDYFVKNKHIVLKSK is encoded by the coding sequence GTGAACATACCGAATAAAATTACAATGTCTAGAATTATTCTCATTCCCCTATTTATGATTTTTTTACTAGCTCCAATTGATTTAGGAATTTTAACTATTGCAGGTCATCATTTACCAGTATCGCATTTAGTAGGGGCTTTACTTTTTATACTCGCCGCTAGTACAGATTGGCTAGATGGCTATTACGCTAGAAAGTATAACTTAGTAACGAATTTTGGGAAGTTTATCGATCCATTGGCTGATAAACTATTAATGACTGCTGCATTAATATCTCTAGTGGAACTAATGTTATTACCAGCTTGGATTGCCATTCTGATCATCAGTAGGGAATTTGCCGTAACAGGAATCCGTCTTGTTGCTGCAGCCGATGGACAAGTGATTGCTGCTAGTAATTTAGGGAAATGGAAAACAGTATTTCAAATTATTGCTGTTTCTGCCTTAATGCTTCACAATATGCCTTTTGAAATTGTTGGTATTCCTTTTGCGACAATTACTGTATGGATTGCAACCATTTTAACGATTGTTTCAGGATGGGATTACTTTGTGAAAAATAAGCACATTGTCCTGAAATCAAAGTAA
- a CDS encoding TIGR00282 family metallophosphoesterase, whose amino-acid sequence MRIMFIGDVVGSPGREMLATYIPKLKSKFKPTVTIVNGENSASGKGITEKIYKQILDLGVQAVTLGNHTWDQRELIEVIDHCPNLVRPANFPEGVPGSGFIIIKVNQLEIGIINIQGRTFLPPLDCPFKKADELIAKIKKRTPIIFVDFHAEATSEKQAMGWYLDGKVTAVIGTHTHVQTADHRILPGKTAYMTDVGMTGPYDGILGMERSAVLNKFLTSLPVRFEVAQGREQLNGVIIDVDPKTGAAKSIFPIMINEDHPFFD is encoded by the coding sequence ATGAGAATAATGTTTATTGGAGATGTAGTAGGTTCTCCCGGAAGAGAAATGTTAGCAACCTACATCCCAAAACTTAAAAGTAAGTTTAAACCAACAGTAACAATTGTTAATGGAGAGAACTCTGCATCAGGGAAAGGGATTACTGAGAAGATCTATAAACAAATCCTTGATTTGGGAGTTCAGGCGGTAACGCTAGGAAATCATACGTGGGATCAACGAGAACTAATTGAAGTTATTGATCATTGTCCTAATCTTGTAAGACCCGCAAATTTTCCTGAAGGAGTACCAGGTAGCGGTTTTATTATCATCAAGGTAAATCAGTTGGAAATCGGGATCATTAATATCCAAGGTAGAACATTTTTACCACCGTTAGATTGTCCTTTTAAAAAGGCTGATGAATTAATTGCAAAAATTAAAAAAAGAACACCAATCATTTTTGTTGATTTTCATGCAGAAGCTACGAGTGAGAAACAAGCGATGGGCTGGTATTTAGACGGTAAAGTTACAGCAGTGATAGGTACACATACACATGTTCAAACCGCAGATCATCGTATTTTACCTGGGAAGACGGCATACATGACTGATGTTGGAATGACTGGACCGTACGATGGGATCTTAGGAATGGAACGGAGTGCTGTACTTAATAAATTTTTAACGAGCTTACCTGTAAGATTTGAAGTAGCCCAGGGTAGAGAGCAATTAAACGGAGTAATTATTGATGTTGACCCTAAGACAGGTGCTGCAAAATCTATTTTCCCGATTATGATTAATGAAGATCATCCATTTTTTGATTAG